In the genome of Candidatus Zixiibacteriota bacterium, the window CTCTCCGCCCGAAATATATATCGTCAGGTAAATCAGAATCTATTCTTTGTCATCGGCAGCTATAATGTCGCCCGGCAGGAAGGTGCTGACATCAAACTGTACCGCTCGGAGGCGAATAAGCTGTCCGAATTGATCACGGCCAGGCGAATCCGCTACACGCCTCGGGGCTGGATGCTGTATGACGGCGTTAAAAGGATGTTTGCCGATACCAATGAAAGCTTTGCGCCTTTTGACTCTTTACCGGCCGAATATATCAAAGACAAACCGGCCGATTTCGAGGTTCCGATCGGAAAACCGGAAGATATGGGCTATCGGGAATTGGCCCGATACATTGATTTGATGAAACGAACCGGAAGCCCCTATCGGCGGGAACTCGTCGACCTGAAACTGAAAATCTCCTATCCCCTGGCGTCCTTCATTGTTATCCTGATCTGTGTCCCCATCGCCTCCAACCCGAAACGCGGAGGAATTGCCGTTTCCTTTGCCCTTGGCACCGGCATTGCCCTGCTGTACTTTGTTGCCTTCAAAATAACCCAGTCTTTCGGATACAATGAAAAGCTTGATCCCGATCTATCTGTCTGGCTGATCAATGCCGTTTTCCTGCTTATCGGACTTTTTATTTTACTGCGAACCAGAAAATAGGGCTCGGGCATAGTTATACCGATCTTCGGTCGGAGAGTGAACGGCGCTCCATAATAATATTACTTATCGCCCCAGCACCTGCCTGATTGCCGCAGCCAGCTCTTCTGCCTTCTGAGAACCTATCATCAGTTTTTTGCCGTTGGTCAATTCCAGTTGCACTCCTTCATTCCCGGAGACATTATAGGCCATTCCCCTGCTTCCCGCCCATTTGATTCCCCAACCCCCATAATCACGAATCGGTCGGTATTTGACGGCCCCATAGGTCTTAATCTCACCGGCGGCAACTATCCGAGTATAAAGAGGAGAGTAACGAATCCTGATTCGATCTTTCCGCACTTCGGTAACCATCTTCAGCATTAGGAATAATAGCGGCAACGCCATCCCTATCAGCATGGCGATTATCCAGACCACCACATCCGGAGCCGGTTTGCTCCCGAATGGCGTTCCCTTTATTATCTGCACTATAAAAACCCACCAGGCGATTGCAACCGCGGCAATGATAAGGATCCATAACCACCACTGGCGCATATGTTGCACCTCGCGATAAATAAGGCTCTGTTCATTATTGAGATTCATACGGCTCCTCCTGCGAAATATATATTATCTTAACAGACCCTCACGTAGTTGTCAAGCGACTTATGCAGGTTTCCTGTCAGCGGCAGGCAGCTGATCTAAAGATAATACCGCATAATCGGCCGCGTTTTCGACCGTCTGGCGGCCACTTTGAAACCTGCCTTTATGAAAGCCGAGGGTATTCCGGTCCAGGCGAAAGCGGCCGGGATGCTCTTGCTGTACGGCACGGACGGATACCCCTCAATTATCTTCGCCTTCTTCTTCCGGCAATAGTCGATAACACCTTTGAGAAGCTCCGTCGATACTCCCTGTCGTCGGTACGGTTTGGCGATAAAGAAACAGGTTACCGACCAGACCGGTTGCTCATCGACCGGCTTCAGCACCCGCGAGTTTTCCAAACGGACAAATTTCTCCCTCGGCGCCACCGCGCACCAGCCGATCGGTTCGTCTTTCAAATAGGCGATAATTCCAATCGGTTCTTTATCTTTCACCAGCCGATGCATGCTTTTCTTATTGCCGGCTCCCTTTTGACGGGCAAACTCTTTCGGCTGAACTCGCCAACTCATGCACCAGCAACCGCCGCATCCACCCCGTTCACCCATAAGCGTCTCGAAATCTTTCCACCGCTTTTCCTCAAGAGGATGGAATTTGAGATCTTTTATCCTTATCGCACTATCATTCATTTCTTCTCCTAATCAATTTCCTTGCTCATCCGCTGTATTCATCGTGTAGGGGCGTATTGCATACGCCCCTTTCTCTATTGTTTTCTTATTACACAGAAAAGACTCGATTCATCTACCTCGACAATTTCCATATTCACATTGAAACCCGATACCAATTTCCGAAAATCATCACTACTCACGGTTGTCGCTCTGAAACCATCTTTACAGACAATCACCCCGTTGCCTGTCTTTTCAAAATCGATCTCTCCCACCAGCCCCTCATCGGCCTGCCTTTTAAACCACTCCAGACGGTCATCCCAAAATTTATCCGAATAGGTTGAAAAAAGCGCTTTTCCACCCGGTTTGGTCACTCGAATGCTCTCGGCTACCAAATCTTGCTGGTTCACATGAAACGCCGAAATCCCATTCTGGATACAGACGACGACATTGATAATATTGTCAGGAAAAGATAGTTTCACCGCATCCATATTCAACAGATGACAATTGCTGACATCCTGCAGCATTTTCTGGCCAAGTTGAAGACTCTGAATTGAGGTATCAATTCCATAGACGGATTTCGCTTTTTCCGCCAGCGCCGGGATTACTCTCCCATAGCCGCATCCCAATTCAAGAACGATGTCGTCGTGGCTGATATATTTCGTAACAAAATCCATTTCCGCCTGAAGATACTGTTGCACACTTGGCGGGGCAATTTCATATACCCGTAGTAGCCTTTCCGCAGCTAGTTTTTCGCTATAATACGCGGCCATTCTTGCCCTTATGTGGCGGCAGGAACTAGTTCTGCCGCCGCGAAATAAAGCCTCGACCAAGGCTCTGTGCACCAACTACAGCCAATGTTAGCCAATGGGCGGAGCAATAATTCAAGAAATCAACCACAAACGAATGGCATCATGAGGTGCATATGGATGCTCATGCCATCCAAGCATCTTCAATATTAGTCTTTCTAGAATGGAACGGAGTCTAAGTTCTTCTTTACTGAGAAATTGCAGATCAAACTGTTTGCCTGTATGAAATAGATTGTTGCGAGTATCAATCAAGCTAAACTTGCTCTTGGCCGGATAAAGATCCTCCCATGACACGTCGTATTGCTTAAACATTATATCCAAAAGTGACCGAAGAGATTCTCTATTTAATTCTCCTAGTTTGCCGCATATTTTGCTTGAATCAAGCTTAGATGCTACTTGTTTCTCAATAAAAGGTATCAATTTCACTCTTAAGGTTCTGAAATCATCCTTAGATAGAATGCAATATAGATTCTTCCCAGTAGCGTAATAATCTTTCAATATTTCGAGAGCCATGAAGAATACACTAAATCTCTCTTGAATATATTTCAATTGATTTCCATTCACTACATAAGCAATCGGCATACTCAAATCAACGCCACTACTTTTTAGCTCACGCAACATGCTAACTGCTGTTTTTAGGAATGCGCTGACTCTGTGCAGTGGGATCGGCAAATAATTTGTATCAATCCTCATTTCTCTGCACTCCCTAGTTGCTCTTATAAGTGTAGTAATCCCTGTTGCCGTCTGAATTGAATATGAAAACCATGTAATCCAGTTCCTTGCGACAAACGAAACCAATAGAGTCAAGTCATCGGCAAGGCTGATGCCGCGCTTGACATATTCTGCGTCTGGCAATTCGCTCTCGGGATTGGTCGTGGCTAAATGTAGAGCATATACATCTCTTGTTGTGATGTCATTATGGCCTTCTGTATCATGTTCAAAGAAGAAGACCGGCCTTACCTCTACTGTATAGGGTAAGTCGGGAGCAATAT includes:
- a CDS encoding LptF/LptG family permease; this encodes MIKVIDRYLLKYFLTSFLVVIVAFSLLIVVINMVEELRDFIDNHILLSQVVTYYIYFIGWIWKSFLPVFVLLAALISVGMLARRNELLAMKTSGISLYRIAAPLLIFAFLLSIAHIYYNEFLFAEPNKKRVEMKEYTIKNRSKEAALSARNIYRQVNQNLFFVIGSYNVARQEGADIKLYRSEANKLSELITARRIRYTPRGWMLYDGVKRMFADTNESFAPFDSLPAEYIKDKPADFEVPIGKPEDMGYRELARYIDLMKRTGSPYRRELVDLKLKISYPLASFIVILICVPIASNPKRGGIAVSFALGTGIALLYFVAFKITQSFGYNEKLDPDLSVWLINAVFLLIGLFILLRTRK
- a CDS encoding DUF6141 family protein; the protein is MNLNNEQSLIYREVQHMRQWWLWILIIAAVAIAWWVFIVQIIKGTPFGSKPAPDVVVWIIAMLIGMALPLLFLMLKMVTEVRKDRIRIRYSPLYTRIVAAGEIKTYGAVKYRPIRDYGGWGIKWAGSRGMAYNVSGNEGVQLELTNGKKLMIGSQKAEELAAAIRQVLGR
- a CDS encoding GNAT family N-acetyltransferase is translated as MNDSAIRIKDLKFHPLEEKRWKDFETLMGERGGCGGCWCMSWRVQPKEFARQKGAGNKKSMHRLVKDKEPIGIIAYLKDEPIGWCAVAPREKFVRLENSRVLKPVDEQPVWSVTCFFIAKPYRRQGVSTELLKGVIDYCRKKKAKIIEGYPSVPYSKSIPAAFAWTGIPSAFIKAGFKVAARRSKTRPIMRYYL
- a CDS encoding class I SAM-dependent methyltransferase, with the translated sequence MAAYYSEKLAAERLLRVYEIAPPSVQQYLQAEMDFVTKYISHDDIVLELGCGYGRVIPALAEKAKSVYGIDTSIQSLQLGQKMLQDVSNCHLLNMDAVKLSFPDNIINVVVCIQNGISAFHVNQQDLVAESIRVTKPGGKALFSTYSDKFWDDRLEWFKRQADEGLVGEIDFEKTGNGVIVCKDGFRATTVSSDDFRKLVSGFNVNMEIVEVDESSLFCVIRKQ